The following are encoded in a window of Astyanax mexicanus isolate ESR-SI-001 chromosome 6, AstMex3_surface, whole genome shotgun sequence genomic DNA:
- the LOC107197437 gene encoding uncharacterized protein LOC107197437 isoform X1, with amino-acid sequence MHSSLSCTARAFSLSLSLSLSLRAVMSSPSSCRKRKYLQKFCPHCNSYVSKSTYYRHQDERNLLTYSENALDKCHQDLSSENIRDTPHCSTVIKEVESDTQIESSAVENYESEVENDDTQNEDEPEESTLASDVNANDEMEQEHDSEVEDDMEVWSEEEPEDSVFTPADDKMEQDDHIPFITGLLFVLARWKSHFTVSDRAFESVLTILRHVMLILTSILSVEPMRRIAASIPSSLYMFRKRLSMNRDDFAQYVVCPVCSSVYSHENAVLNIHDGRGKIVRKKSAKCSHVDFPGHKQKKLRKQCGALLMKTVIGKGEREFLYPKRTFCYRSISKSLEDMLQRPGFIESCERWREREVKEGMYTDVYDGQIWKQFMYVQGRPFLAEANNMGLMLNVDWFQPYKSIHDSVGVMYLVVMNLPREERFKEENIIVAGIIPGPHEPKKHINGFLNVLVGDLCKLWHGQYLKDSSLMGKQLYRAAILCLASDIPAARKTGGFLGHMATKGCSKCLKDFLRTSDNKVCYAGFNDESWPSRNHRDHCEYAKKARAAENKAEKERIEALYGARYSSLQELPYFDCVRMHIIDPMHNLLEGTAKRVMQVWRETGVISKDGFSALQSRVDAMRIPSHVDSGIPSKLEAAFEGFTASQWKMWVCVYSLFALKDIISEEHYNIWKVFVSATKVLCSRVIQNDDLEDAHRCLKLFCNFFERKYGKEWCTMNMHLHLHLKSCIQDYGPVHGFWCFSFERANGVLGDYHSNNRDSELCMMRKWLTDWQVAGKCSLSDPFFGDIHCFFNGSYQLKAVITSKQLETLSHLSDDSILGNYEYSDNLETLLPPVKKATMSLEENAALLTMFEVMYPSSTIHRVSFHYYYCDRYVLAGDVYSRSDYRTGNSSCVCAKWFSHREITGEPVIDPRASQHPGHIANIWKVFLFVKNHGSLRKAEHVVAQVQWFKEHGDKYFFGLNTSCTVWDTNYEPWSHASFIPMKRISSQCAFCTYKIKFSRFREEIVNVVIPVASAKCV; translated from the exons ATGCACAGTTCTCTCTCGTGCACAGcgcgcgctttctctctctctctctctctctctctctctctgcgcgcAGTGATGTCTTCTCCTAGTTCTTGCCGTAAAcgaaaatatttacagaaattttGCCCTCACTGCAATTCTTATGTATCAAAGTCTACATATTATAGACATCAGGACGAAAGGAATCTTCTGACATACTCTGAAAATGCACTTGACAAG TGTCACCAAGATCTCTCCAGTGAAAACATTAGAGACACACCACATTGCAGCACAGTAATAAAGGAG gTGGAGTCAGATACACAGATTGAGAGTTCAGCAGTGGAAAATTATGAGTCTGAG gtAGAGAATGACGACACACAGAATGAAGATGAGCCTGAGGAAAGCACCCTTGCATCTGATGTTAATGCTAATGATGAGATGGAGCAAGAACATGACAGTGAA GTGGAGGATGATATGGAGGTATGGAGTGAAGAGGAACCTGAGGACAGTGTGTTCACACCTGCTGATGACAAGATGGAGCAAGATGACCACATACCTTTCATCACAGGACTTTTATTTGTTCTTGCAAGGTGGAAGTCACACTTCACAGTTTCTGACAGAGCATTCGAATCAGTTTTAACCATTCTTAGACATGTGATGTTAATTTTGACCTCTATTCTGTCTGTAGAACCAATGAGACGCATTGCAGCAAGCATTCCATCTTCTCTTTACATGTTTCGCAAGAGACTGAGCATGAATAGAGATGATTTTGCTCAATATGTAGTATGCCCCGTTTGTAGCTCAGTTTACAGTCACGAGAATGCAGTTCTGAACATACATGATGGAAGGGGTAAAATTGTTCGAAAGAAATCTGCAAAATGCTCTCATGTTGACTTTCCAGgccacaaacaaaaaaagttacgGAAACAGTGTGGTGCTTTGCTGATGAAAACTGTCATTGGGAAAGGTGAAAGAGAGTTTCTGTACCCAAAACGGACATTTTGTTACCGAAGCATATCAAAATCTTTAGAGGACATGTTGCAGAGGCCTGGATTCATTGAATCATGTGAACGCTGGCGAGAAagagaagtaaaagaagggaTGTACACGGATGTTTATGATGGGCAAATTTGGAAACAGTTTATGTATGTCCAGGGTAGGCCATTCCTAGCAGAAGCTAATAATATGGGATTGATGCTCAATGTTGACTGGTTCCAGCCGTATAAAAGCATTCATGATTCTGTTGGTGTCATGTATCTAGTGGTGATGAATTTACCTAGAGAGGAGCGATTCAAAGAAGAAAACATAATAGTAGCTGGAATAATCCCTGGACCACATGAACCCAAAAAGCATATAAATGGATTCTTAAATGTACTTGTTGGTGATCTGTGCAAACTGTGGCACGGTCAGTACCTTAAGGACAGTTCACTAATGGGGAAGCAACTATACCGTGCAGCCATTCTTTGTCTGGCAAGTGATATACCAGCAGCCAGGAAAACTGGAGGTTTTTTGGGCCACATGGCCACCAAAGGCTGTAGCAAGTGTTTGAAAGATTTCTTACGAACTTCAGATAACAAAGTGTGCTATGCAGGATTTAATGATGAAAGTTGGCCCTCACGGAATCATAGAGACCATTGTGAATACGCTAAAAAAGCAAGGGCAGCAGAAAACAAAGCTGAGAAAGAAAGAATTGAGGCCTTGTACGGTGCTAGATACAGTTCTCTTCAGGAACTGCCTTACTTTGATTGTGTTCGTATGCACATTATTGATCCTATGCACAACTTGCTGGAAGGCACAGCTAAACGTGTAATGCAGGTTTGGAGGGAGACAGGAGTGATCTCAAAAGATGGGTTTTCTGCTCTCCAGTCCCGTGTTGATGCCATGAGAATTCCTTCTCATGTAGATTCTGGTATTCCTTCTAAGTTAGAGGCAGCTTTTGAGGGTTTCACAGCATCACAGTGGAAAATGTGGGTTTGTGTATATTCATTGTTTGCACTGAAGGATATTATTAGTGAGGAACATTACAACATTTGGAAAGTGTTTGTCTCGGCCACTAAAGTACTTTGCAGTCGGGTTATTCAAAATGATGACCTAGAAGATGCACATCgatgtttaaagttattttgcaATTTCTTTGAAAGAAAATATGGCAAAGAATGGTGTACCATGAATATGCATTTACACCTCCATTTAAAATCATGCATTCAGGATTATGGACCAGTGCATGGGTTCTGGTGTTTTTCTTTTGAGAGGGCCAATGGTGTGTTAGGAGATTATCATTCAAACAACCGTGACTCAGAACTCTGCATGATGAGGAAATGGCTGACTGACTGGCAAGTTGCTGGCAAATGTTCACTAAGTGATCCGTTTTTTGGTGACATTCATTGCTTTTTTAATGGAAGCTATCAGCTCAAGGCAGTCATAACATCTAAACAGTTGGAAACCCTGAGTCATCTTTCTGATGATTCCATACTTGGTAATTACGAGTACAGTGACAATTTGGAGACTTTACTTCCACCAGTTAAAAAAGCCACAATGTCATTGGAAGAAAATGCTGCACTCTTGACTATGTTTGAGGTGATGTATCCCAGCAGCACAATTCATCGTGTTTCCTTTCATTACTATTATTGCGACAGATATGTCTTAGCAGGTGATGTATATTCACGGTCAGATTACAGAACAGGGAATTCCTCCTGTGTTTGTGCAAAGTGGTTTAGTCACAGAGAAATAACAGGAGAGCCAGTCATAGATCCAAGAGCATCTCAGCATCCTGGGCATATTGCAAACATCTGGAAAGTGTTTCTCTTTGTTAAAAACCATGGTTCATTACGAAAGGCAGAACACGTAGTTGCTCAAGTTCAGTGGTTCAAAGAACATGGGGACAAATATTTCTTTGGATTGAACACTTCTTGCACTGTTTGGGACACAAATTACGAACCTTGGTCACATGCATCTTTCATTCCAATGAAAAGAATCTCAAGTCAGTGTGCATTCTgtacatacaaaataaaattttcaAGGTTCAGGGAGGAAATAGTCAATGTTGTTATACCAGTTGCTTCAGCAAAATGTGTCTAA
- the LOC107197437 gene encoding uncharacterized protein LOC107197437 isoform X2: protein MHSSLSCTARAFSLSLSLSLSLRAVMSSPSSCRKRKYLQKFCPHCNSYVSKSTYYRHQDERNLLTYSENALDKCHQDLSSENIRDTPHCSTVIKEVESDTQIESSAVENYESEVENDDTQNEDEPEESTLASDVNANDEMEQEHDSGG from the exons ATGCACAGTTCTCTCTCGTGCACAGcgcgcgctttctctctctctctctctctctctctctctctgcgcgcAGTGATGTCTTCTCCTAGTTCTTGCCGTAAAcgaaaatatttacagaaattttGCCCTCACTGCAATTCTTATGTATCAAAGTCTACATATTATAGACATCAGGACGAAAGGAATCTTCTGACATACTCTGAAAATGCACTTGACAAG TGTCACCAAGATCTCTCCAGTGAAAACATTAGAGACACACCACATTGCAGCACAGTAATAAAGGAG gTGGAGTCAGATACACAGATTGAGAGTTCAGCAGTGGAAAATTATGAGTCTGAG gtAGAGAATGACGACACACAGAATGAAGATGAGCCTGAGGAAAGCACCCTTGCATCTGATGTTAATGCTAATGATGAGATGGAGCAAGAACATGACA GTGGAGGATGA
- the LOC125802384 gene encoding uncharacterized protein C14orf93-like → MLEMEQSPSFRRYPRPSSVGPEEMAAAWRRSSRYQEAPTLRSPGPPWDNVNSSDGVTLDDVWKVMSGIVTNIQELKEEVRNNGRAIREMEEKLDGVLSVRKKHASCSGVKVPGGLSAAVRQVHRQLGEDLQWKVGPNDCFRSKHNEQVTKSVTEAIKDSGDAWGPDSLLRKACNRYFENLKSQKKLDLEGTTDVSKRKKTLTSRRDRLFKKRVKVGREILSQDDFDHLLNADPNFMSDEESDEDDKGVFIVKPPRWREKRLTAIVQQCQQVLDENRRTGVMPCTSRPRKHEGFSAREAPAAQEKQKYVEKV, encoded by the exons ATGCTAGAGATGGAGCAATCACCATCTTTTCGACGCTACCCTCGCCCTTCCTCAGTTGGGCCAGAGGAAATGGCAGCGGCTTGGAGACGCAGCTCCCGCTACCAGGAGGCACCCACCCTCCGATCTCCAGGTCCTCCATGGGATAACGTTAATTCTTCGGATGGTGTAACATTGGATGATGTTTGGAA AGTCATGTCTGGGATTGTGACAAATATCCAAGAGCTAAAGGAGGAAGTCCGAAACAATGGAAGAGCAATTAGGGAGATGGAGGAAAAGCTCGATGGAGTCCTGTCTGTGAGAAAGAAACATGCTTCGTGTAGTGGCGTAAAAGTGCCTGGGGGCCTTTCT GCTGCGGTGCGACAAGTCCACAGACAGCTTGGGGAGGATTTGCAGTGGAAAGTGGGACCCAATGACTG cTTCAGGTCAAAACACAATGAGCAGGTGACAAAGTCAGTCACTGAAGCCATTAAGGACTCTGGAGATGCCTGGGGTCCAGACAGTCTGTTGAGAA agGCATGCAACAGATACTTTGAAAATTTAAAGTCGCAGAAGAAGCTTGACCTGGAGGGCACAACAGATGTGAGCAAAAGGAAGAAAACCCTTACTAGTCGTCGTGACAGG CTGTTCAAAAAACGAGTGAAAGTTGGCCGTGAAATTCTAAGCCAGGATGATTTTGACCATCTCCTTAATGCAGATCCCAACTTCATGTCAGATGAGGAAAGTGATGAAGATGACAAAGGGGTATTCATCGTGAAACCTCCAAGGTGGAGAGAAAAGAGGCTAACCGCGATTGTGCAGCAGTGCCAGCAGGTCTTGGATGAAAACCGTCGAACCGGTGTCATGCCATGCACTAGCCGACCTAGAAAACATGAGGGATTTTCCGCCCGAGAGGCGCCAGCGgcacaagaaaaacaaaaatatgtggaaaaagtttaa